The nucleotide window CGCCGCCACCTGCTCCTTGATGTGCTCCAGGAGGAAGGGGTCGGTGAAGGCGCGGCCGCTGATCCCGGGGGACGCGAGCGCGAGGGCCGCCACCCGCTCCGGGCGGGCGAGGGCAGTGTCCAGCGCGACCCGGGCGCCGTGGGAGAGGCCCACGAGGACGGCGCGGGGGACGCCGAGGGTGTCGAGGAGTGTGCACAGGTCCTCGTGGTGGGCGTAGTCCCCGGCCACCGTGGAGGACAGGCCGTGGCCGCGGAAGTCGTAACGGATCGCGCGCAGACCGGAGTTCACCAGCCAGGCGAACTGCTCGTCCCACATGTGCTGGTCGAGCATCGCGCCGTGGAGCAGTACCACCGCGGGACCCTCGCCCGCCGTCTCGTAGAACAGCTCGCCCTCCTCGACCGGCACGATGCCGTTGTCGATCTCGGACCAGGCGGTGATTCTGCGGGTCATTCTCTGGGCCGTCCTTTGTGCGTCGGATGCGGTGAGCTGGGCTGGATGCGACTGCCGTCTTGATTGCCGCGACTGTCGGTTTCCTCCGGTGGAACGTGCGAGCCGTTCCCGAGGTGCCGGAATTCCTCACCGAGTCGGTCGAGGACGTGCAGTGCGGTGCGGAGGTCCTCGGCGGGCAGATCGGCCAGTCGCCGGTGCAGGCCCGCCGACTCGAAGCGCTGGATCCCGCGTATCGCCGCCGCGCCTTCGGTCGTGAGCTGGATCAGGGACGAGCGGCGGTGTGCCGGATTGGGGGCCGTCACCGCCAGGCCCAGTTCGACGGCGTGGTTCACCCAGCGCTGCACCGGCTGCCGGTCGAGGTCCATCGCGCGCGCCAACTGCGGGACGGTCCGCGGGCCTTCGCTGTGCAGCGCGTCCAGCAGTGCGTGTTCGCCGGCGGTCAGGCCCGTGCCGGTCAGTTCGCGTTCCACCGCGCGCACGACCCTGCGGTGCAGTGGCCACAGGCGTCGGATGACGCCGTACAGCAGGTCTTCGGCCGGCGTGGGCGCCTCGTTGCCGTCCTGCTCGATGGCGCGCTCGTCGTCGGACTCGGTGGCGCCCTTGCTGTCGCGCTCGCTGTCGCGCTCGACGTCGGGCTCGACGGCCGGCTCGGTGGCGCGCCCGATGGTGTGCTCGGCGGTCTTCATGGACTCCCCCTCAATGACACTCATAGTGTCAGGGTGACATCGTTGATGTCGTTTGGGAAGGGGGGTGCCGCGGAAAGGAGGTGAGGAGGTAAGTGAGTCCGAAGGGAAGAGTGGGGCCGGAGGGTCTCATGTGACTCGTGGGCGAGGAAGGAAGGACGGACGGCGGATGAAGGTCTCTTTGCTGCGTGCGGTCGGAGTGGCCACGGCGGCGTACGGGGTGGCGGTGGCCGTGACGCCCGGCTTGCTGGCACGGCCCTCGGGGCTGGCCGGTGACGACGGGCGGACCGCGCCGGCGATCCGGACCTCGCTGCGCCCGCTGGCCTGGCGGGACGCGGTGAGCGGGCTGGCGCTGGCGCTGGCTCCGGACGGGCCGGCGCTGCGTACCGCCGCATATGTGCGCATCGCGGCGGACTTCGGGGACGCGGTGCTGCTCGGTGCGACGCTGCCGGGGCGCGGCCGCCGGGTGGGGGCGGTGGCGGTGTCGGTGGGCTGGGGCGCCCTGTCGGTGGCCGGGCTGCTCGCCGACGGGCAGAAGGCGAGCAGAGAGAGGTAGAAGTGAGCAGAGGTGAGCGGAGAGAGGCAGAAGTGAGCGGTGAGAGGCAGAGGTGAGGGGACGGGGGCTATGTGCCTTCGGGGGGCGGGGCCTTGTCGGGGGTGAAGGTGAGGACGAGGTCGGCGCGTTCGCGGGAGGCGGCCACGACGCGGGCGTTGGCCTCGTCCGAGGCGTGCACGAACCGCTCGGCGTCGGCGCGGGTGCGCCCGAAGCGTTCATGACGGTCGACCAGCCGCCGGATCCGCTCCGCGCCGTCCAGCTCCACGTACCAGACCTCGTCGAGCAGTGCGCGCACCCGTGACCACGGGGCGGTGTCGAGCAGCAGGTAGTTGCCCTCCGTGACGATCAGCGGGAGGTGGGGGGCGACGGGGATGCTGCCGGCGACCGGCTCCTCGATACGGCGGTCGAAGGCCGGGGCGTAGACGGCGGTGTCCGGTTCGGGGGAGCGCAGGCGGGCCAGGAGCGCCGCGTAGCCGGCGGGGTCGAAGGTGTCCGGCGCACCCTTGCGGTCCCTGCGGCCCAGTCGGCGCAACTCCGCCTCGGCGAGATGGAAGCCGTCCATCGGCACCAGCGCCGCCTGCCCGGCCAGCCCGGCCACGAGATGGGCGGCGAGGGTGGATTTCCCGGCGCCGGGCGGGCCGGTGATACCGAGCAGCCGGCGTCGGCCGGGAGTCGCGGAGGCGGCGAGGTCACGGGCGCGGGAGAGCAGGTACGGGAGATCCATGAGGCCCCATCGTGCCTGAGCCGGCGGGCTGAGGGGCGGCCGCGCACCCGGTGGCGTTCCGCGAGGCCCGGCCCCCCGGGCCCGGGCACGATCCGGCGGCCGCGGCTCCCGACCCCCAGCCCTTGCCTCCCGCGCCCCTAACTCTCCCCGTCCCGGCGGGAGTCGGCCGCACCCCCGTCCGCGAGTCCCAGGCGCCACAGGGACGTGACCTCGGCGGCGCGGGCCACGTGGAGCGGGTCGGAGGTGTCGCGGGCGCGCGGATGGCGGGGGGTGATGTCGAGCCGTCCCAGGACCGTCAGGCCGGCGGCGGCGATGGCGTCGAGGAGTGCGGTGTGCGCACGCAGGCCGAGGTGTTCGGCGAAGTCGGAGAGGATCAGCCAGCCTTCGCCGTCCGGTGTCAGATGGTCCCCGAGACCGCTGAGGAATCCGTGCAGCATCCGGTTGCCCGGGTCGTACACCGCATGCTCCACGGGGGAGGTCGGTTTCGCGGGCACCCACGGGGGGTTGCAGACGACCAGCGGGGCGCGGCCGGCCGGGAACAGATCGGCCTCGACCACCTCCACCTGTCCGGCGACGCCCAGCCGCTGGGTGTTCTCGCGGGCGCAGGCCAGCGCCCGCGGGTCCTGGTCGGTGGCCACGACCCGGCGCACCCCGCGCCGGGCGAGGACCGAGGCCAGCACGCCGGTGCCGGTGCCGATGTCGAACGCCAGCTCCTGGGAGGGCAGCGGCGCCTCGGCCACCAGGTCGACGTACTCGCCGCGGGCCGGGGAGAAGACGCCGTAGTGCGGATGGATGCGGTCGCCGCCGAGCGCCGGGATCTCGACGCCCTTCCTGCGCCATTCGTTGGCGCCGATGAGGCCGAGCAGCTCGCGCAGCGAGACCAGGGAGGCGGTCGGATCGGCGCCCTCGGCGGTCCCGGGCGCCTCCTCGCGGGCGGGACCGGCGGGGCCGTATGCCCTGGCGCAGGCCTCGCGGACGTCCGGGGCGCGGTGCAGCGGGACGGCGAGGGTCGCATCGAGCGGGACCAGCAGCATGCCCAGGATGCGGGCGCGTTGGTTCTGCGCGGCGCGGTGCTGGTGGAACGCCTGGGTGACATCGGCGGGCGGTGTCTTGCGGGGGCGGCGGTCGATGCGGCGGGCCATCGCCGTCAGCAGCTGCCGGGCGTTGTGGAAGTCGCCCCGCCACAGCAGAGCGGTGCCCTCACAGGCGAGTTTGTAGGCGTCGTCGGCCTTCGTCCGGTCGTCGGCGATGACGATGCGGCGGGGCGGCGGAGCGCCGTTCTCGGAGCGCCAACGGGCGGAACGGGCCTCGTCGGCCTCGGTCCATTCGACGACCGGCGGTTGGTTCACCGAGGTGTGCCTTCGCGTGTGTGGGCGGACCCCGCCGGGGCGCCGCCCAGGGGAGCGGTCCCGGTCCGGCGTCCGGGGAGCGACGAACGGCTCACAGGAGACGGGGAGGGGGGTGTGGTGGGTGTGCCGGTCGATTTTACTCCGGATCGAGACTTCCTCTGCTCCCGTCTTGCTCCCGCCCGCTCCCGCCCGCTCCCGCTCGAGGCCCCGCCCGCCCGCGCGAGGTCCCTCACCGCGCGACGCCCCACGGCACCGCCCGCTCGGCCCGCGGTCAGCCGGTGCCGAACGCCCCGGCGTAGCGCACCGTGCCGCGCGGGGGCGGGGAGCCGTCCAGGGAGAGCGCCATGAAGGCCGCCTCCGGCCAGGGCTGCGGGGGCAGGATGCCGAACCGAGGGACGGCCGGTACGAAGCCGAAGCGCGGGTAGTACGACGGATGGCCGAGCACGATCGCGGTCCGCTCGCCGGCCGCCCGCGCCGCCGCCAGCAGTGCCCGGATCACCGCATCACCCGCACCGCACCGCTGATACGCGGGCAGCACCGCACAGGGGGCGAGTGCCACGGCGGGCGCCTCGTCGATCTGACAGCGGGTCAGCAGGGCATGGGCGGCCGGGGTGAAGTCCGGTGCGTCGGCCACCCAGGACAGTCCCGGCAGCCAGGCCGCCGGGTCGCGGCGCAGCGCCTCGACGAGGTCGGCCTCCCCGGGCGCCTCGAAGGCGGCGAGATGGATGCGGCGGACGGCCGGCCGGTCCGCGGTGGTCTCGGGGCGAGGCTGCCAGGCGCCGGGGACGGCGGCCGGAGAGGGGGAGCCGCCAGCGCGAGCGCCGTCGCCACCGTGGGGACCGTCAGGGCCGTCGGAGGTGCCGGTGCCGCTCATGCCCGTCATCGTCGCACCGGGGTCCGGCGCCCGGCCAGCGGATTTCCGTGCACCGCCGGCGTCTCGTCGGCCGGGGGCCCGGCGGCTGACGGAAGCGCCTCACCGGCCCGTCACCTGGCCCGTCATCGGGCCCGTCACCGGCCGCCGGTCAGTGCGCGGCGGGGCGTTCCGGGCGGCGCATCAGGAAGGCGGCGGCCGATCCGGCGGCGAAGAGGGCGGCGGCCGAGAGGGCGGTGCTCACCCAGGACGTGCCGAGCCACTGGCCGCCGAAGTAGCCCAGGCTCACGCTGTAGGCGGCCCAGGCGAGGCCGGCCAGCGCGGACCAGGGCAGGAACTCGCGGACCGTACGGTGGGCGACACCGGCGCCCAGGCTGACCACGGACCGTCCGGCGGGTGCGAAGCGGGCCAGGACGACGACGATGCCGCCGCCCCGGCTCAGCGCCGTACCGAGCCGCCGCTGCGCCGCGGTCAGCCTGCGGGAGCGGCCGATGGCGCGGTCGAAGCGGTCGCCGCCGCGCCGGGCGAGCCGGTAGGCGACCATGTCGCCGAGGACCGAGGCGGTGGCGGCACACAGCAGCAGCGCGAACACCCCGGCCAGATGGGTACCGCCGCGGACGGACGCGGCTTCGACGCGGCCGACCGCGTGCGCGGCGCTGGCGGCAGCGCCGGCAGAGGTGGCAGCGCCGGCAGAGGTGGTGGCCGCGGCGATCACCAGGATCCCGCTGGGCAGGATCGGGAGGAAGACATCGAGCACGATCGAGCAGCTGACGACCACATACACCCACGGGGTGCCGCCGAGGGACCCCAGGCTTTCCAGCAACGTCCCACTCCCGGTCCGAACCCCGCCGCGACGTCGCTCGGTGCGGCAGGGGCGGCCCTTCAGCCATACAGCGTACGCCTGGGTTCCCGGGCCCGGTCCGGTGGGTGGACGGGGGGATCGGGGGCGTCGGTGGGCCCGGGAGACACGGCACGGCCCGTACGGCGGGGAAGCCGTACGGGCCGGGGAGGTGCGGGTCCGCGGCGGCGCGGCGCCGGGGCGCGCCGTGGACGGTGCGTCAGGCGGTGGACGGCTCCTGCGGAGCGGCCGGGGCCGCCGTCCCTGTGCGCGTGCCGAAGAAGACCCGGTCCAGTGCCCAGGAGCCGGGGCCGGTGAAGAAGACGAGCAGGAAGGCCCAGGCGAACATCGCGGCCGCCTCGCCGCCGTTCTGGATCGGCCACAGCGCCGTGCCCTGGTGGGTGGAGAAGTAGGCGTACGCCATCGAACCGGAGCTGAGCAGGGCCGCGGGGCGGGTGCCCAGGCCGAAGATCACCAGGAGGCCGCCGGCCAGCTGGATCACGGCGGCGTACCAGCCCGGCCAGCTGCCGGTGGGGAGGGTGCCGCCCTGCCCCATGGCGCCGCCGAGGACGCCGAAGAGCGAGGACGCGCCGTGGCAGGCGAAGAGCAGCCCGACGACGACGCGGAAGAGAGCGAGGACGTGCGGGGTGGATCTCTGGAGGAATGAGTCCAGGGGTGTGGACATGTGGGGACTCCTACGGTTTGTGGGGACGGGTCACCGCTGGAGGCACAGGTTAGGGACACCTAAGCAGTACTTGCAAGTTCAACCTCTGGCCATACCGGGCCTTTGGCTCGAAGCCGCCGATCGCGCAGCCGGAACCGTGTCCGTGCCCGCCCCGGTACCCGTAGGCACCCCCGCGACCGCGGCCCGCAGCGCCGCCCGCGCCACCGCGTCCGTATCGGCGAGGGTGACCGACCCCACCCCGGGGCGGGCCCCGGCCGCCGTCACCCAGTGCACCCCCTCCGTCGGCACCCCCACCGCGAAACGCCGCGGATGGTGCCGGCCGTCGGCCCCGATCAGATGGAACGGGCTCGGCGACACATCGAGCCCGCCCGTCTCGTAGCCGTCCACGGTGTGCGGGCGGCAGCCGCCGTCGGCCAGCAGCCGGGCCAGCAGCGGGTCCCCGGTGCGCCGCAGATCCGGCTCCGGCAGCCGCGCCTCGATCAGCGCCGCCGCCGTCACCTGCGACCCCGCCACCTCCGGGGACCAGGCCGTGAAACCGGGCCCGCGGCCGTCGGCGGTACCGGGCCGGACCGCCATCCGCGGGCCGATCACCTCCAGCACCCCCGCCTCGATCAGCGCGGTCATCTCCTCGATTCGGCGCCGCGGCGGCCCGATGGACAAAAAAGCGTTGAACGGGGTGTACCAGCGGTCCAGATGGTCCCGGCGGGACGTGCCGGTCAGTCCGCCGTGGTCGACGATCTGCCGCAGCTCGTTGCGCAGATCCCGCAGGATGTCGAGGGCCGCCTTGACCGGGCCGGACACATTGTTCTGCCGGGCGTGTGCGACGTCCGTGCGCAGATGGTCCAGCAGCCACGCGCGGAAGGCCGCGCGGCCGGCGAAGGACCGCTGCGCGTGCGGCCGGGCCAGGCGGTCCCAGTCCCAGCGTGCGGCCGGCGCGATCCCGAAGGCGTCCAGGGCGGCGGCCTCTTCGGGGCCGCGGTGCGCGCCGGCGAGGAACCGCTCCCGGAACCGGCGCACCGGCTCGCGGCCCGCGCCGCGCCCCGCGAGCAGCGCCTCGTAGTAGACCGTCTCCACCTCCTTGGCCACCAGGGGCCAGACCTCCGTCAGGAAGTCGGGCAGGTCGCCGGAGTCGGCGCGCTCGCGGAACGCCGCGGTCACGTCCGGCGTGAGCAGCAGCGGCAGATGGCGGCCGTGGGCGCCCTTCGCGTTGTCGCCGCGTGCGTGGTACGGGACGCCGCGCCGGGAGCCCGCGTACAGCCGCGGCTCCCGGCCGGACGGCTGATACACCGGCGCCCCGTCCGTGCCGCGGACGAACCGGCCGCCGCGGGCCGTCGTCAGCAGCGCCATGTGGTCGAAGAAGTTGAGGCCGAGGCCGCGCAGCAGCACCGGGCGGCCCGGGGCCAGCGCCGCCAGCTCGGTGGAGAGGTCGGCGGGGTTGGCCGGCGGCAGATAGTGCAGACCGTGCCCGGCGGCATGCTCGGCCAGCCGCCGCTGCCCGTCGTCCGGCGCGGCCGGCAGATGGCCCTGGGCGAGGACCACCGCCCCCAGGCCGTGCAGCGTGTGGCCGTCGTCGAGGGACAGCGACTGCGAGCCGTCGGGCGCCTCGGTCAGCCGCACGGCCCGGGTCCGGTGCGTCACGACCGTCACCCCGGAGGGAGCGTTGCGCACCGTGCGACGGAAGACCCACTCCAGATAGCGGCCGTACAGCGCCCGCCCCGGATAGTCGTCCGGGCCGACCTCGCAGCCTTCCCAGGCGTACAGGCTCGGCCCGGGACGTATCGGGCCGGCGCACTCGACGCTGTCATCGGTGAACAGCGTGACCTGCGAGGCCACCGTGTTCATCAGCAGCTCGGGCGGCTGGGCGGTGCGCCACACCTGCCCGGCGCCGGGCGGGGCCGGGTCGATGACATGGACGGTCAGCGCGGTGCCCGGGGCCAGTTCGGCGGCCGAGGCGCAGAGCCGCTCCAGGACGCTCGTGCCGCGCGGTCCGGCGCCCACCAGCGCGAGGGCGGACCGGGGGCGGCGGTCGGCGAGACGGTCGGCGGCCAAGACAGGCCCTCCCTGGGGCGGCGGACGGCCGGCGCCCGCGGGCGTGGCCGCCCGGGTGCGGGCGACGGCAAACGTGCGCCCTATCATCACCGCCCCCGTCCCGGCCGCGGCACCGGGGTGCGGCGCGGAACGACGCCTCACCGGCCGCCCCCGCACGGTGGATCGGGGCGCCGCCGGCCGCCCACGGACGCCGGGCCGCCCGCCTCCTCCGCTCTACGGCCGTTCCGTCCCCGGGACCGGACCGCCCGCACCGGCGGATTCCTCCTCAGGGCGGGCATCGGCCACCTCGGTGCGCCAGACCGTCACGAGCCGGACGCCGCCCGGGTCCTCCCGGCGGGCCTGATCCAGGGCGAGCCGCGCCGCACGGCCCGCCAGCGTCAGCGTCATCAGCTGGTTGCCGAACCACGGGCCGCCCGTGCGCCGCCACTTCACCGGCGGCCGGGGCAGCCGCCCGTGCCGGGCCAGCAGCTTCCCCAGCCACCGGCCCGGACGGCTCCAGCCGAAGCGGAAACCTGCCTGCAGCGCGCCGGGAATGCTGTTGTGGACGGGCGAGCAGGTCAACTGCAGCACCCGGCTCGCGGGGTGCGGGCCGGCGCCGCGCCGCCGCGGCTCGGCCACATAGGCATGGTGCACATCCCCGGACAGCACACAGACCGTCGCCGGCGCGTGGGTGCCCGAGCCCGCCTCGGTGATCAGCTCGGTGAGCGCGGCGAACGAATCGGGGAAGGCCGCCCAGTGCTCCAGATCGGCGCGCTGGCGCAGGGATTCGCTGTGCCGGGCCCAGCGCGGGCCGCGTTCACCGGCGCACAGCGCGGCGTTCCAGCCCTCGGCGGCATGGACGAGATGCGGCAGCAGCCAGGGCAGCGAACTGCCGAGCAGCAGATGGTCGTAGCCGCCGCGCCCCTCCAGCACCGCCTGCCGCAGCCACTCGCCCTCGGCCTTGTCGAGCATGGCGCGGCCGCCCTCCTCCAGGATGCGGCCGGCCCGGGTGTCGATCATGACCAGGCGCACCCGGCCGAAGTCCCGGCGGTAGCTCCAGCGGACGCTTGCCGGATCGCTGTCCGCGGCGGCCGCGAACTCCCGTACCAGGTCCGTCCCGTCGTCGGCGGCCCGGACCCGGGCGTACAGCGCGTCGGCGGCCAGTTCCGCGGGCGCCAGATTGCCCAGGTGCTGGTGCACCCAGTACGACATCAGGCCGCCGAGAATCCGCTCGCGCCACCACGGGGTCGCCCGCATCCGGGCCAGCCAGGCCGCCGAGGTGTTCCAGTCGTCGATCACATCGTGATCGTCGAAGATCATGCAGCTGGGGACCGTGGACAGCAGCCAGCGGACCCTCGGGTCGAGCCAGGACTCGTAGTAGAGGTGGGTGTATTCCTCGTAGTCGGCGACCTGCTTCCACGGCGGCTCGGTGAGGTCGCGGCGGCCGGCCAGCACGCGGGCGGTCGCCCGGGAGGTCTGGTCGGCGTAGACCTGGTCGCCCAACAGCAACAGCACGTCCGGGCGTTGCCGGGCGGGATCGGCGGCGAGGGCGTCCAGGGCGTCCGGGCCGACCGGGTCGTGCGAGGCGTCCGACGGCGTCGCGGACCAGCGGCAGGAGCCGAAGGCGAAATGCAGTGGCCGGTCCGGGGAGGCGGGGAGGGTGCGGATGGTGCTCGCGGGGAAGGGGCTGGCGGGCGGCGGCCAGACCTTCTCCCCGTCACCGCCGGGCGGCGCCCCCGGCTCGTCCAGCAGTACCTGGTAGGGCGTCTCGCTGCCGGGCGCCAGGCCGGTCACCGGGACCAGCGCATAGTGGTGCCCGGCCACCTGCCAGGTGCGTTGTGCGCCGTGCGCCCCGCCGTCACAGCGGATCCGCACCTCGCACGGCCGGTCGGTCTCCACCCACACGGTCGCGCTGGTGGCATCGACGTACCGCAGCAGCGGTCCCAAGCGCAGTCCGGCCATCGGTGCCTCCCCTTGTCGTGGTCAGAGGATAGGAGCACACCGCGCGGGGCGTCAGGCCAGGGGCGGCGCGCCCCGCCGGCCGGTGATCCGGCCGGCGGGGCGCGCACCCGGGAGGGAGGGCTCAGCAGCCGTCCAGGATCTTCTTCAGCGCGGCCTTCTCGGCGGAGTCCGCGGTCATGCCGTACTCATGCTTGACCCACACCCACATCCGGGCGTACTCGCAGTGGTACGAGGTCTTCGGCGGCAGCCACTTCGCCGGGTCCTTGTCACCCTTCTCCTGGTTGAGGTTGTCGGTGACGGCGATCAGCTGGGAGTGGGTGAGATCGTTGGCCAGCTCCTGGCGGCGCGCGGTGGTCCACTGCGCGGCGCCCGACTTCCACGCCTCGGACAGCGGTACGACATGGTCGATGTCGAGGTCGGCCGCCTTGGTCCAGGTCGCCCCGTCGTACGGCGAGACCCACTTGCCGCTCACGGCCGCGCAGCCGCTGTCCTGCTGGACGCCGGTGCCGTCCCGCTTGAGGACCACCTCGCGGGTGTTGCAGTTCTTGCCCTGGTCGATCCAGTGCGGGAACTTGTCGCGGCTGTAGCCGTCCTGCGGGCCCTCGGGCTGCTCCTTGAGGCCCGCGAGATATGTCCGTGCGGTGGCCGCGCCCGGGGGGCTGGGCGGCGCCGCCTGGGCGGACTGGCCGCTGAACACCAGCGTGCCGACCAGGGCGGCGGCCGCGCCCGCGGCGAGGGAAACGCGACGCGCGTAGACCTTTGCCATCGAAACTCCCTGTATGTGGGGGGAAGTTGCCGTGTGGTGCGGCCCATGGTGGTGAAGTGGGGTTTCCATGGGAGGAGCACCAGGTAACAGCCTGGCGACATGCTCACGTCACTTCAAGGGCTGACGGGAGGCCAGAACTGCAGGGCGGCACTCCGGTTGAACCGCTCCCGCGTGTGCGCCCCCGGCCGCGCCCCTACAGTGAGCGCGTGCTGCTGCCGGTCAACGCCACCCTCGGGGTCGCCCTCGCCGTCCTGCTGATCGCCGCCGTGGCCGTGGCCGCCGCGGCACGTCTCGGCCACGCCCGCGCCATCGCCGTCGCCGGACTGCGCGCGGCCGCCCAACTCGCCGCCGTCTCCTACCTCATCGGCTGGGTGGTGCACGCGCTCCCGTGGCTGCTGTGCTTCCTGCTGCTGATGTTCACGGTGGCGGTGCGGACCGCCGGCCGCCGCATCACCCAGAACCGCACCTGGTGGTGGGCCGCCGCCCCGATCGCCGCCGGGGTCGTCCCGGTCGTGGCCCTGCTGCTGCTCACCGGCCTGGTCCCGCCGCGCGGGCTGAGCCTCGTCCCCGTCACCGGCATCCTGATCGGCGGCGCGCTGACCGCCACCGTGCTGGGCGGGCGGCGGGCGCTGGACGAGCTGGAGACCCGGCGCGGCGAGTTCGAGGCGGGTCTCGCGCTGGGGCTGCTGGACCGGGAGGCGCGGATGGAGGTCGCCCGCCCGGCCGCGTCGGACGCCCTGCTGCCGGGGCTCGACCAGACCCGGACGGTGGGGTTGGTCACACTCCCCGGCGCGTTCGTCGGCATGCTGCTGGGCGGCGCCTCGCCCGTGCAGGCCGGAGCGGTCCAGCTGTTCGTGCTGGTCGCGCTGCTGGCGGTGCAGGCGGCGGCCTGTGCGGTGGTGCTGGAGCTGGTCGCGCGCGGACGACTGCACCGCGTACCCTCGAGGGCAGCAGAAGGGGAGTAGCTCTCTGCCGGACCGTCGACATAATGCCCTCCCGTCGCCCGACCACCCCTGGTGGAGCGCGTTTCGCGCGCTGTGACGACGTGGCGAGCCGGCGCCCGGAGCGACGTACGCATCCAGTACGGCGCCAGCGAGACCTTCGGCCGCAGTGTCTGACGCTGCCGTGCCGAAGCGACCCCTTTCCCGGGCCTCTTTGGTGCGGCCCGACCGATCGAGGTATGCCACCCCGTGTTCAGCTTCACCATCGCCGCCGTCGTCTTCGGCGTCGTCTTCCTCGCCGAACTGCCCGACAAGACCGCCCTCGCCGGTCTGATGCTCGGCACCCGCTACCGCGCCTCCTATGTCTTCGCCGGTGTGGCCGCCGCCTTCCTGGTGCATGTCGCGC belongs to Streptomyces sp. NBC_01454 and includes:
- a CDS encoding ABC transporter permease: MLLPVNATLGVALAVLLIAAVAVAAAARLGHARAIAVAGLRAAAQLAAVSYLIGWVVHALPWLLCFLLLMFTVAVRTAGRRITQNRTWWWAAAPIAAGVVPVVALLLLTGLVPPRGLSLVPVTGILIGGALTATVLGGRRALDELETRRGEFEAGLALGLLDREARMEVARPAASDALLPGLDQTRTVGLVTLPGAFVGMLLGGASPVQAGAVQLFVLVALLAVQAAACAVVLELVARGRLHRVPSRAAEGE